A stretch of DNA from Gimesia chilikensis:
AATCCTGAAACCATTCAGGACGACGAGGCGAGATTATATGCCGGATCGAAACTTTGTTGCAATACCGATTTGAGCTCTAGCATGATAGACTCAACGGCATCTGCCTGTGCCGGCAGCGGGATGTAGGCAGACTTATGATCCACGATTCTCACGGGGATGCGTTTCTTATTACTTTTCGCCAGAGCGAGAATATGATTTTTATCGCGATACCCCAGAACGGCGAAGTGATCTTCCAGATGAATGCTGTCGATCTGCCAGCGCTGACACAAAATCTGTATTTCTTTCAACGCAACTAAAGTGTGTGCTGGATCGGGGATAGCTCCAAATCGGTCCTGCATTTCCTCTTCCAGAGCAGCCAGTTCTTCTAAACTTCGGACCGCGGAAAGTTTGCGGTAAAACTCAATCTTAATTCGACCGGGAGGGATGTAATCGGAGGGCAGATATGCGGTCACTGGTAAATCGATGGCGACGTGATGATGCTCACGGAGAGGCTCATTTTTGAGTTTTTTGCAGGCTTTTTCCAGAAGCTGGCAATAAAGTTCGTAACCGACGGCGGCAATATGTCCGCTCTGCTCCGTTCCCAGGATGTTGCCTGCCCCTCGAATCTCAAGGTCGCGCATGGCTATTTTAAACCCTGCTCCCAACTCGCTGTATTCTTCAATCGCCTTTAACCGCTTGGCTGCGATGGGCGTCAGAATCTGACCATCACGCAGCAGCAGGTAACAGTAAGCGCGGTGGTGAGAGCGACCTACGCGTCCCCGCAACTGATGCAGGTCAGACAGGCCATAGTTTCCTGCATCATGGATGAAGATGGTATTGGCATTGGGAATGTCCAATCCACTTTCCACAATTGTGGTGCAGACAAAAATGTCGACCCGCCCGGACACGAAATTGAGCATGGCTGCTTCCAGCTCTGATTCTTTCATCTGACCATGGCCGATTCCGATACTCGCTTCCGGAACAATCTGCTGAAGCCGATCCGCGTATTTCTGCAAATCATGAACCCGGTTATGTACGAAATAAACCTGACCGTTACGGTTCAATTCCCGTACGATCGCATGCCGAAGAAGCTCTTCATCGAAGCGGGAAATACGGGTTTCAATGGGAACCCGATCCCGTGGTGCTGTGGTCAGATTAGAGATATCCCGAATCCCCAACAACGACATATGCAGGGTCCGCGGAACAGGTGTTGCGCTCAAAGTCAAAACGTCAATCTGCAATCGCAGATGCTTGAGCATCTCTTTTGCTTCCACACCGAACCGCTGCTCTTCATCGATGATCAGCAACCCTAAATCTTTGAACTTGATATCTTTCTGAATCAAGCGATGCGTGCCGATCACCAGGTCGACACTGCCACTGGCCATCCCTTCCAGAATCGCCCGTTGCTCTGCTTTGGTCTTGAACCGCGAGAGCCCAGCGACGGTAATCGGATAATCCGCCATGCGCTCACTGAAAGTACGCGTATGCTGTTCGGCAAGTACCGTGGTAGGAACCAGCATCGCCACCTGTCGGCCGGCATCAATGGCTTTAAAAGCGGCACGAATAGCAACTTCAGTTTTCCCATAACCGACGTCCCCGCAAATCAGGCGGTCCATGGGTTGAGGACGTTCCATGTCGTGTCGCACATCGCTGATCGCATGCAGCTGATCGCTGGTTTCGTTGTAGGGGAAAGACGCTTCAAACTCTTTCTGCCAGTGACTGTCCGGTGGATAAGCAATGCCCGGCTGCGCCGACCGCATTGCCTGCAGCCGGAGCATGTCGCTGGCCATATCTCGCACAGCCTGGGCTGCTTTTTCTTTTTTGCTGGCCCAGCCGCGCGTTCCCAGTTTGGAGAGTTGGGGAACATGTTTTCCACCGCCGATATATTTCTGTACCAGATGGACCAGTGAAACAGGCACATACATCTGGACTTTTTCACGAAATTCCAGTGAGAGATGCTCTTCGCGGCAACCATCTTTCTCCAGCAGTTCCAGTCCTTTGAAGCGGGCAATACCGTGCGTCAAATGCACGACAAAATCGCCTACATTCAGATCCAGAAAGCTGTCGATGGCCCGGCTTTCCACCTTGCGTTTGCGGGGTTTATGGCGAATGTCGGCGCGACCAAACAACTCATGGTCGCTCAGTACGACGAGGTGTTCGGGAACGATTCGAAATCCCAGTGCCAGATTGCCGATGCTGGTTGTGACTCTTTCCGAGATATCCAGATCCGACTCATTGAGCAATTCCCGTAGTCGGTCCTGTTCTCCCTGGTTATGACAGCAAACCACAATGCGGTCCTGTGGACCGGTAATCGAAGCCAGTTCTTCGATCATTTCCGATTTGGCACGTGTGAAGCGTTCAATCGATTCAATCTGCAAATGACAGGAGATCTCCATCGATTCTGCAGAAATCGGGGCGATCGTGACAGTCGGAAAGTCGGTACAACGGGACATGGTCGCCGGGACGCTGAACAGACCACGGGGATTGTCCAGTCGATCCAGGTACCGTTTTCCCTCTTCGATCAACTCGGGGAGTTCGATCAGCACGATACAGGTATCTTGTGGAAGATTATCCAGCAGGCTCTCGGACACTATTTCTGCCGAGTCCCGTGCTTCCGTACGTCGTGAGACTGTCTGCCCGCTGTCAGGCGCAATCAGGGTGAGATCGATCTGCTGACAGGTCTCAACGGTCCGCTGTGTCTCGACATCAAACTGTCGGATCGAGTCGATTTCGTCGCCAAACAGTTCAATTCGGATCGGTAAGGTGGCGTCAGGAGAATAAATATCCAGGATCCCGCCATGCATACTGAATTCGCCGGGCAGTTCGATCGCCGTGGTGCGTTCGAAGCCCCGTTCCATGAGCCAGCTCATGAATGACTCGGTCTCGATTTCGTCTCCCACACGGAGGGTCCGCGTGGCAGCTTCACGTGCTTTACGACCGGGAACCGGCTGTAACAGGGCGGGAAAGGAGGTGACAAACACCTGCTGCCGATCTTCAGTAGCAGTCTCCAGTTGCAACAACTGACTGAGAACCCTCAAGCGGGCCCCAAAAACGGCATCAGCCACATCATGTTCGTCGGGGAGTGTCTCCCAGGCAGGAAAGATATCCGGCACCTCTCCCAGAAAACTGGCCAGATCTCCGGTGAATTCATCTATTTCCGCGAGTCGGGGCAACACGACCAGCAACGGTGATTTTAATGAAGTGGCGACCGCTGCGGTGGTCAGCGCGCACGATCCCCCCCAGGCTCCGTCAATTGTCCCGCTCTGGCCGGCCTTGAGAGCCTGCATGACAGCAGAAAATCCATCACTGCGTGCCAGTATCGGGACCAGATCCTGCATCGACTGAATCGGACTGTCGACTGGTTTGATCATATTCGCAGTTATTTTAGCAGGCCGGAGCAGATTGTCACGTGCGGCCCCTGAAAAACACGCTCAGCACTCGATTTCCGTCTTCAGCCGCGTGACTTCAAACTCTGTCAGAGTTAGGATAGAATCACCCGCCAGACCAGCCCGGTCGTGATCAAATCAATGGACAATTTGGGGGCTGTCGTCTTGATTCGATTCTGGATGAAGGAATTACCGTGTCAGAAAGCTTAGATGTTAACGTCGCCCTGGGCCCCCGCAGTTATCATATTTCGGTGGTCAGCCATCAGTTTGACCGGTTTGCAGAGACACTGGAAACCTGGATGAGCCAGAGTCCGGCCTATCATAATGCGATTCAGGAAGGGCATAAGACGGCATTTATAGTCACGGATCGGAACCTCTCGAAACTCCATACTCCCCATATCGAAAAAAGTCTGACTGCCCAAGGTTGGAAATGGGAAACCGCGATCATCGAACCGGGTGAAAAATCAAAGTCACTGCCCGTGATTTCTGAACTCTACGACCGTCTGGTGGCAATGAAAGCTGATCGCCAGACCGTGCTGATTGCTGTCGGGGGAGGCGTCACTGGAGATGCCGGTGGGTTTGTCGCAGCGACTTACGTCCGAGGTCTGCCGTTCGTGCAGGTGCCGACGTCTTTGCTGGCTCATGTCGACAGTTCCGTAGGTGGCAAAGTGGGCGTCAATCATTCGCAGGCCAAAAACCTGATTGGTGCCTTCTACCAGCCTGTGGGAGTCTTTATCGATACGTCTACGCTCGAAACGCTGCCGGAACGTGATTATCGCAGCGGTCTGGCTGAGGTGGTCAAGTATGGTGTCATCCTGGATGCCAATTTCTTTCACTACCTGGAAGAGAATGTCGCCGGTCTGAATGAGCGCGATCCGGAAGTACTGAGAAATATTATTGCCCGCAGCTGCGAGCTCAAGGCCGAGGTCGTAGAGCAGGATGAGCATGAACGTACAGGTTTGAGAGCCATTTTGAACTACGGGCACACGTTTGCCCACGCCTTCGAAGCATTATGCGGGTATGGTGAGCTCATGCATGGCGAGGCAGTGGCAATCGGCATGATCTACGCCAGCACCCTTGCGGAAAAACTGGATCTGATTTCGAAGCATGATACGGAACGTCAGATTCACCTGCTCTCTGCTCTGGGATTGCCCGTGCAACTCCCTGAGGGAGTTTCCCTGAGTGCCGATGACATCATTGATCGAATGAAACTCGATAAAAAAACGGTCGGTGGCAAACTGCGATTTGTATTGCCCACCTGTCTGGGCCGCGTGGAAGTCTTCAAAGAGATCCAGGAAGCACTTGTGCGCGAAGTCCTCGCCGAACTGGAGCACTCTGCTACAGCGACCGATGATTTTCAGATTTAATCGAGAGAAGATTCTGTTAGAGAGAATCCACCTGCAGTGATTTACCTCACAGTGTAAAACACGGCTCTTCTCTATCCGTTTGTGAACTGATATTTTTTGATATATCTATCCGATTTATCAGTCAGCAACCTGCATAGCCGACAAAATCATCACAGAAACGCTCGGTGTTTCTACGCATTTCGAATAATCCACGCTGATCCTGAAAATCAAGAACTAGGTTTGAAATTAGACCAGTTTATTTTTCATTTCAACCGGTTCTCGGGCTTTTTACCTCTTCAGAAATCTTCTGCAGGGGCAATTAGGTCCTCTATCCCGGTAAGGATCTCTCCAAAATGACGAATTCAAGTTCAGCTGAATCTACAGGCACCTGGCGTTTGATCCAACCAGAACAGGTTCTGGATATGGCAATCAACGATGTTGAATTCCTGACCGAACTGATTGATCTGTTTGTGGCCCTGGCTCCGGAACAGATGCAGGACATCCGTCGGGCGATTGACAGTAATGATGCAGGTCTGCTCGCGGAAGTCGCCCACGCCTACAAGGGAACCGTCGGAAACTACACTCAGACCGGTCCTTATCCACTGCTGCAGTCGCTGGAAAATGACGGCAAATCGGCAGACCTCCAGGCGAGCCAGAGCAAGTTTCAAACACTAGAACAAGAGATCAATGCCCTGCTGACCGAATTAGAGACCTTAAAAACTGAGGTCAATCAGTCCCTGTAATAGAATTTCAGTTGAGACCAAACCCACCTAGAAGGGTGTACCGCCATGAAAGTTTTAGTCGTTGACGACGTTGGATACACGTGTCACTTCCATACCCGTTTGATTGAACAGTTCGGATACTCAGTCTGTTCAGCCACATCGGGCTTCGAAGCATTAAAAATGCTGAAAACGGATAACGATATTAATATCGTGATTACAGATCTAATGATGCGCGGCATGGACGGTGTCGATCTTTATATGGAGGCTCAGCATCTGGAACGGTTCACCGATGAAGGCCCCCTCGATCCCCCACAATTCATCCTGATGACCGCACTGCGTATGGAAAAAAATTCGCAGGATAAAGATGTCATGCGTCTTAAACTGGCTGACGAACTGGGGATTTCCAAAATCATGTTCAAACCACTTGATCAGGAAGAACTCAAACAGTCTTTACACGAAATGGCAATGGGCGTGCCACAGATTTCGTCCTCAGATAAAGCGATCGACCTCTATTCTCCCACCCAGAGCGTCAAAAACGTGGTACAGGGGATTATCAACTCCCGTAATTCCGGCGCTGCTGAGCAGTTCATGGAATGCCTGAGCGAAGAAGTCTCTTCATTAAAAGACTTTCTGTCCAAACTGCAAACCGTTGAATCATAAAGACTTACTAATCGTCACCTCACACAACACATCAAAAGTTATCGATTTGTATCAGGAGGGATTTGACTGTATTCGCATTGGACCTATAGTTTCAAGAGAGTGAAGGCGTATACAAACATTTTTCATCAAGCTGACTGAAATTCAGAACTTAATGAATGTCCCCTCAGTCGTAAGATTTTCTCAAGTGAGTCTAAGTGATGAGTCTGATAAGCCTGGAACAATATAGTGAAAAACAGAATCGCGCCATCAATCGCGTTCTGGACACCCTGGATCGCCTTGATGCGCGAACCAGCGCTCATTATTCAGAAAAGCGGGCACACGAACGCAAGGCTTTCCGTGGCCTGGTCTGGTTGTCGATTCCAGATGGCACCCAGGAATTCGACCAGGCAATGACCAAAGTCTGGTCCCGTTCGATCTCCCAGTCGGGACTCTCGTTTATCTACCCGATGCGCATCTATGAGACTCAGGTTCGCGTTGGTGTTCCCGTGGGCACTGATCAGGTCACCTGGTTCCGAGCTGAAATCGTTCGCCAGAAGGAAGTCGAAGAAGAGCACTTTTGGGAATACGGCGTCCGCTTCCTGGGCAAAGTCATTGCCTGAATGAATTCCCGGCAGATCTGGCACAGTTGAATTCGCATTCTCTACCGGTATGATAATCGTCTGAGCCCGAGAGCTTTCAGACACCGCTCTCGCCTACTGAGAACAGCATGAGGACAGGCCGGTAATGGACGACCTGAATGTGATCATTCACGATAATTACACCCGCATTCGAAACCGCATCGATGCGGCCTGCCAACGCGTACAGCGTGATCCGCAGTCTGTCAGACTGGTAGCTGTCACCAAATACGCCCGATTAGAGTGGGTTCAGGCACTGGTGGAACTGGGATGCCTGGATCTGGGTGAAAGCCGGACTCCCCAACTGGAAGAGCGGGCTACCCTGCTCTCTCCTGAACTACGCTGGCACTTCATTGGCCCGTTACAGCGGAATAAGGTCAGACGCACAATTGCGCACTGTAACC
This window harbors:
- the mfd gene encoding transcription-repair coupling factor, which produces MIKPVDSPIQSMQDLVPILARSDGFSAVMQALKAGQSGTIDGAWGGSCALTTAAVATSLKSPLLVVLPRLAEIDEFTGDLASFLGEVPDIFPAWETLPDEHDVADAVFGARLRVLSQLLQLETATEDRQQVFVTSFPALLQPVPGRKAREAATRTLRVGDEIETESFMSWLMERGFERTTAIELPGEFSMHGGILDIYSPDATLPIRIELFGDEIDSIRQFDVETQRTVETCQQIDLTLIAPDSGQTVSRRTEARDSAEIVSESLLDNLPQDTCIVLIELPELIEEGKRYLDRLDNPRGLFSVPATMSRCTDFPTVTIAPISAESMEISCHLQIESIERFTRAKSEMIEELASITGPQDRIVVCCHNQGEQDRLRELLNESDLDISERVTTSIGNLALGFRIVPEHLVVLSDHELFGRADIRHKPRKRKVESRAIDSFLDLNVGDFVVHLTHGIARFKGLELLEKDGCREEHLSLEFREKVQMYVPVSLVHLVQKYIGGGKHVPQLSKLGTRGWASKKEKAAQAVRDMASDMLRLQAMRSAQPGIAYPPDSHWQKEFEASFPYNETSDQLHAISDVRHDMERPQPMDRLICGDVGYGKTEVAIRAAFKAIDAGRQVAMLVPTTVLAEQHTRTFSERMADYPITVAGLSRFKTKAEQRAILEGMASGSVDLVIGTHRLIQKDIKFKDLGLLIIDEEQRFGVEAKEMLKHLRLQIDVLTLSATPVPRTLHMSLLGIRDISNLTTAPRDRVPIETRISRFDEELLRHAIVRELNRNGQVYFVHNRVHDLQKYADRLQQIVPEASIGIGHGQMKESELEAAMLNFVSGRVDIFVCTTIVESGLDIPNANTIFIHDAGNYGLSDLHQLRGRVGRSHHRAYCYLLLRDGQILTPIAAKRLKAIEEYSELGAGFKIAMRDLEIRGAGNILGTEQSGHIAAVGYELYCQLLEKACKKLKNEPLREHHHVAIDLPVTAYLPSDYIPPGRIKIEFYRKLSAVRSLEELAALEEEMQDRFGAIPDPAHTLVALKEIQILCQRWQIDSIHLEDHFAVLGYRDKNHILALAKSNKKRIPVRIVDHKSAYIPLPAQADAVESIMLELKSVLQQSFDPAYNLASSS
- the aroB gene encoding 3-dehydroquinate synthase; the protein is MSESLDVNVALGPRSYHISVVSHQFDRFAETLETWMSQSPAYHNAIQEGHKTAFIVTDRNLSKLHTPHIEKSLTAQGWKWETAIIEPGEKSKSLPVISELYDRLVAMKADRQTVLIAVGGGVTGDAGGFVAATYVRGLPFVQVPTSLLAHVDSSVGGKVGVNHSQAKNLIGAFYQPVGVFIDTSTLETLPERDYRSGLAEVVKYGVILDANFFHYLEENVAGLNERDPEVLRNIIARSCELKAEVVEQDEHERTGLRAILNYGHTFAHAFEALCGYGELMHGEAVAIGMIYASTLAEKLDLISKHDTERQIHLLSALGLPVQLPEGVSLSADDIIDRMKLDKKTVGGKLRFVLPTCLGRVEVFKEIQEALVREVLAELEHSATATDDFQI
- a CDS encoding Hpt domain-containing protein, with amino-acid sequence MTNSSSAESTGTWRLIQPEQVLDMAINDVEFLTELIDLFVALAPEQMQDIRRAIDSNDAGLLAEVAHAYKGTVGNYTQTGPYPLLQSLENDGKSADLQASQSKFQTLEQEINALLTELETLKTEVNQSL
- a CDS encoding response regulator, whose translation is MKVLVVDDVGYTCHFHTRLIEQFGYSVCSATSGFEALKMLKTDNDINIVITDLMMRGMDGVDLYMEAQHLERFTDEGPLDPPQFILMTALRMEKNSQDKDVMRLKLADELGISKIMFKPLDQEELKQSLHEMAMGVPQISSSDKAIDLYSPTQSVKNVVQGIINSRNSGAAEQFMECLSEEVSSLKDFLSKLQTVES
- a CDS encoding PilZ domain-containing protein, coding for MSLISLEQYSEKQNRAINRVLDTLDRLDARTSAHYSEKRAHERKAFRGLVWLSIPDGTQEFDQAMTKVWSRSISQSGLSFIYPMRIYETQVRVGVPVGTDQVTWFRAEIVRQKEVEEEHFWEYGVRFLGKVIA